In a genomic window of Micromonospora cremea:
- a CDS encoding catalase, with protein MSDPQASKPILTTRQGHPVHNNQQQRTVGSRGPATLENYHFLEKISHFDRERIPERVVHARGFVAHGEFEAYGTIGGEPAAKYTRAKLFQTKGKKTPVTIRFSTVIGGRDSSEAARDPRGFAVKFRTEDGNWDVVGNNLQVFFIRDAIKFPDVIHALKPDPVTFRQEPNRIFDFMSNTPESMHMLTWLFSPYGIPKNYRTMRGSGVNTYRLVNAQGEGVLVKFHWLTQQGEHNLTQAEADAIQATELGHASKDLYEAIERGEYPQWELNVQIMSDHEHPELDFDPLDDTKIWPEEQFPYLPVGMMTLNRNITDHHNENEQIAFGTGVLVDGIDFSDDKMLVGRTFSYSDTQRYRVGPNYLQLPVNRPREDVQVSTNQGGGQMSYGVDNRGGNPHINFEPSSVAGLQEADESYREYRPFVSGQIMKAPIERQNNYSQAGRRFREMADWERDDLILNLTTLLAQCDKHIQEKMVWHFSQCDETYGRRVAEGIDIAVNA; from the coding sequence ATGAGCGACCCACAGGCCAGCAAGCCGATCCTGACCACCCGACAGGGCCACCCCGTGCACAACAACCAGCAGCAGCGGACGGTCGGTTCGCGCGGCCCCGCCACGCTGGAGAACTACCACTTCCTGGAGAAGATCAGCCACTTCGACCGGGAGCGGATCCCGGAGCGGGTCGTGCACGCGCGTGGTTTCGTCGCACACGGCGAGTTCGAGGCGTACGGGACGATCGGTGGCGAACCGGCGGCGAAGTACACCCGCGCCAAGCTGTTCCAGACCAAGGGCAAGAAGACCCCGGTCACCATCCGGTTCTCCACCGTCATCGGCGGCCGGGACTCCTCCGAGGCCGCCCGCGACCCGCGCGGCTTCGCGGTCAAGTTCCGCACCGAGGACGGCAACTGGGACGTGGTGGGCAACAACCTCCAAGTCTTCTTCATCCGCGACGCGATCAAGTTCCCCGACGTGATCCACGCGCTGAAGCCGGACCCGGTGACCTTCCGCCAGGAGCCCAACCGGATCTTCGACTTCATGTCGAACACGCCGGAGTCGATGCACATGCTGACCTGGCTCTTCTCCCCGTACGGCATCCCGAAGAACTACCGCACCATGCGGGGCTCCGGAGTCAACACCTACCGTCTCGTCAACGCTCAGGGCGAGGGTGTGCTGGTCAAGTTCCACTGGCTGACCCAGCAGGGCGAGCACAACCTGACCCAGGCCGAGGCGGACGCGATCCAGGCCACCGAGCTGGGCCACGCCTCCAAGGACCTCTACGAGGCGATCGAGCGCGGCGAGTACCCGCAGTGGGAGCTCAACGTGCAGATCATGAGCGATCACGAGCACCCGGAGCTGGACTTCGACCCGCTCGACGACACCAAGATCTGGCCGGAGGAGCAGTTCCCCTACCTGCCGGTGGGCATGATGACGCTCAACCGCAACATCACCGACCACCACAACGAGAACGAGCAGATCGCCTTCGGCACCGGTGTGCTGGTCGACGGCATCGACTTCTCCGACGACAAGATGCTGGTCGGGCGCACCTTCTCCTACTCGGACACCCAGCGCTACCGGGTCGGCCCGAACTACCTCCAGCTGCCGGTCAACCGTCCTCGGGAGGACGTCCAGGTCAGCACCAACCAGGGTGGCGGCCAGATGTCGTACGGGGTGGACAACCGGGGCGGCAACCCGCACATCAACTTCGAGCCCTCCTCGGTCGCCGGTCTCCAGGAGGCCGACGAGTCCTACCGGGAGTACCGTCCGTTCGTCTCCGGGCAGATCATGAAGGCCCCGATCGAGCGGCAGAACAACTACTCCCAGGCCGGCCGGCGCTTCCGTGAGATGGCGGACTGGGAGCGCGACGACCTGATCCTCAACCTGACCACGCTCCTGGCCCAGTGCGACAAGCACATCCAGGAGAAGATGGTCTGGCACTTCAGCCAGTGCGACGAGACCTACGGCCGGCGGGTCGCCGAGGGGATCGACATCGCCGTCAACGCCTGA
- a CDS encoding sodium:solute symporter family protein, producing MDGGGGLRLDMNGLDYLILALYFITVLGVGFAARRAIRTSVDFFLSGRSLPAWVTGLAFVSANLGALEIIGMAANGAQYGVMTVHYYWIGAVPAMVFLGIVMMPFYYGSKVRSVPEYLRLRFNRPTHLLNALSFAVAQVLIAGVNLYALALVMQALLGWPLWTAIVVGAAIVLAYITIGGLSGAIYNEVLQFFVILAGLIPVTVIGLVKVGGVSGLMDAVRDSKLGEAGLHAWQDTGTTANPLGAHWIGIVFGLGFVLSFGYWTTNFAEVQRALSAKNMSAARRTPIIAAYPKLLIPLVTVIPGLVALVTVKGLGAESGDLQYNNAIPLLMRDLLPNGVLGVAVTGLLASFMAGMAANVSGFNTVFTYDIWQAYIRRDRSDEYYLRIGRWATVAAVVIGIGTAFIAAGFSNIMNYIQALFSVFNAPLFATFIIGMFWKRMSALAGFWSLLLGTLVSLSLYLLYKGGVVDFNSDLEESFWGAGLAFATAVVVAAIITPLTAPKRDEELRGLVYGMGGVDLKGDVLAGDAAWYRSPVLLGVIAVALAALFYIPVF from the coding sequence ATGGACGGCGGCGGCGGTCTTCGGCTCGACATGAACGGCCTGGACTACCTCATCCTGGCCCTCTACTTCATCACCGTCCTCGGGGTCGGCTTCGCCGCCCGTCGGGCGATCCGCACCAGCGTCGACTTCTTCCTCTCCGGCCGGTCCCTGCCGGCCTGGGTGACCGGTCTCGCCTTCGTCTCGGCGAACCTGGGCGCGCTGGAGATCATCGGGATGGCCGCGAACGGCGCCCAGTACGGCGTGATGACGGTCCACTACTACTGGATCGGCGCGGTGCCGGCGATGGTCTTCCTGGGCATCGTGATGATGCCCTTCTACTACGGATCCAAGGTCCGCAGCGTGCCGGAGTACCTGCGGCTGCGGTTCAACCGCCCCACCCACCTGCTGAACGCGCTCAGCTTCGCCGTCGCCCAGGTGCTGATCGCCGGGGTGAACCTGTACGCGCTGGCCCTGGTGATGCAGGCCCTGCTCGGTTGGCCGCTCTGGACCGCCATCGTGGTCGGCGCGGCGATCGTGCTGGCGTACATCACCATCGGCGGTCTGTCCGGGGCGATCTACAACGAGGTGCTCCAGTTCTTCGTCATCCTGGCCGGCCTCATCCCGGTCACCGTGATCGGCCTGGTGAAGGTGGGCGGGGTGTCCGGGTTGATGGACGCGGTCCGCGACTCCAAGCTCGGGGAGGCGGGCCTGCACGCCTGGCAGGACACCGGCACCACCGCCAACCCCCTCGGCGCGCACTGGATCGGCATCGTCTTCGGCCTCGGCTTCGTGCTCTCGTTCGGCTACTGGACGACCAACTTCGCCGAGGTGCAGCGGGCGTTGTCGGCGAAGAACATGAGCGCGGCCCGGCGTACGCCGATCATCGCCGCGTACCCGAAGCTGCTCATCCCCCTGGTCACGGTCATACCCGGCCTGGTGGCCCTGGTGACGGTGAAGGGCCTCGGCGCGGAGAGCGGCGACCTGCAGTACAACAACGCGATCCCGCTGCTGATGCGCGACCTGCTCCCCAACGGCGTGCTCGGCGTCGCGGTCACCGGCCTGCTCGCCTCGTTCATGGCCGGCATGGCGGCCAACGTGAGCGGCTTCAACACCGTCTTCACCTACGACATCTGGCAGGCATACATCCGCCGCGACCGGTCGGACGAGTACTACCTGCGCATCGGTCGGTGGGCGACGGTCGCGGCCGTGGTGATCGGGATCGGCACCGCGTTCATCGCGGCCGGGTTCAGCAACATCATGAACTACATCCAGGCGCTCTTCTCCGTCTTCAACGCGCCACTGTTCGCCACGTTCATCATCGGCATGTTCTGGAAGCGGATGAGCGCGCTGGCCGGCTTCTGGTCGCTGCTGCTGGGCACCCTGGTGTCGCTGAGCCTCTACCTGCTCTACAAGGGCGGCGTGGTCGACTTCAACTCCGACCTGGAGGAGAGCTTCTGGGGTGCCGGCCTCGCGTTCGCCACGGCGGTGGTGGTCGCCGCGATCATCACCCCGCTCACCGCACCGAAACGCGACGAGGAGCTGCGCGGGCTGGTCTACGGCATGGGCGGTGTCGACCTGAAGGGCGACGTGCTCGCGGGTGACGCCGCCTGGTACCGCTCCCCCGTGCTGCTCGGCGTGATCGCGGTCGCGCTGGCCGCCCTCTTCTACATCCCGGTCTTCTAG